Proteins from a single region of Chrysemys picta bellii isolate R12L10 chromosome 25, ASM1138683v2, whole genome shotgun sequence:
- the F2RL3 gene encoding proteinase-activated receptor 4 — MEISWCEFLSYRLVLWCSLWGLCLASLDYDDYSQNSTNEQVITSANTLCPRAIPGETVTRGNVTYLSIHEDSRSQLSSAVTVWLIPCLYTAVFLVGLPANGLALWVLATRIEKLTSTIFLMNLAAADLLLVLVLPFKISYYFLGNHWPFGEGLCRLTTAFFYGNMYCSVLLLMCISVDRYLAAVHPFFSRSFRSPGFAACTCLSVWLITAIFTVPLTLLQQSYPLDKANITLCHDVLPRQEEAEYYYYYFVCLVVCGFLVPFVVMLFSHCSVLWILLGSGERYAYAMKLTVLVLLTVVVFYTPSNILLLVHYSSNCFKLYGDLYVSYMVSLALSSFNSCVDPFVYYYVSEDFRDKVRRRIFSRSKRTITSLQTSKETFPQKSSHSQSLV, encoded by the exons ATGGAGATCTCCTGGTGTGAATTTCTATCATACAGGCTTGTACTGTGGTGTAGCCTCTGGGGACTCTGTTTGGCAAGTCTGGACTATGATG ATTACTCCCAGAACAGCACCAACGAGCAAGTGATTACATCGGCAAACACACTGTGTCCCCGGGCCATCCCAGGAGAGACGGTGACTCGTGGCAATGTCACCTACCTGTCCATCCATGAGGACTCCCGCTCTCAGCTGAGCAGTGCAGTCACAGTGTGGCTTATCCCCTGCCTCTACACTGCTGTCTTCCTGGTGGGGCTGCCAGCCAATGGGCTAGCCCTTTGGGTTCTAGCAACTCGGATCGAGAAGCTGACCTCTACCATCTTCCTGATGAACCTGGCTGCAGCTGACCTGCTCCTGGTGCTGGTGCTACCTTTTAAGATCTCCTATTACTTCCTGGGGAACCATTGGCCCTTTGGGGAGGGCCTGTGCCGGCTCACCACTGCCTTCTTCTATGGGAACATGTACTGTTCCGTGCTACTGCTCATGTGCATCAGTGTTGACCGGTACCTGGCTGCAGTGCACCCTTTCTTCTCACGCTCCTTCCGCAGCCCAGGCTTTGCCGCCTGCACCTGCCTCAGTGTCTGGCTCATCACTGCCATCTTCACCGTGCCCTTGACCCTCTTGCAGCAGTCCTACCCCCTGGATAAGGCAAACATCACGCTGTGTCATGATGTTCTCCCCAGGCAGGAGGAGGCTgagtactactactactacttcgTGTGCTTGGTCGTCTGCGGCTTCCTTGTCCCCTTCGTGGTGATGCTGTTTAGCCACTGCTCGGTGCTGTGGATTCTGCTGGGCAGTGGAGAGAGGTACGCATATGCCATGAAGCTCACTGTCCTCGTGCTACTCACAGTCGTGGTGTTCTACACACCCAGCAACATCCTGCTCCTCGTCCACTATTCCAGCAACTGCTTCAAGCTCTATGGGGACTTGTACGTCAGCTACATGGTGAGCCTGGCCCTCAGCAGCTTCAACAGCTGTGTTGACCCCTTCGTCTACTATTATGTCTCTGAGGACTTCAGAGACAAGGTGAGGCGGAGAATTTTCAGCCGCAGCAAGCGAACCATCACATCGCTGCAAACCTCTAAAGAGACTTTCCCTCAGAAGAGCTCCCACTCACAGTCCCTGGTGTGA